The Archocentrus centrarchus isolate MPI-CPG fArcCen1 chromosome 1, fArcCen1, whole genome shotgun sequence genome includes the window TTAAGAACAGGTCGTTTACAGCTTCTAGTCTTCATTAAATGAAGCTTCACCTTGGGGAACAAATTCAAACAATTCTTCATGCAGTGCAGCAGTCAGAATATGCTAAGATGTCAGAATGGTAGAGAAGTCTTTGAGGTtcctgaaaataatttaagatgGCTGGAAGTGCTATGACAaccttttaattatttttattgttaaagaAATGGATACTTGACATGTGTGTTACTACGTAGACACAGAAGCCGGGCCTTTTTTAAAATCCTCTTTGTTTTTcccatgtgtttgtgttcagactcAGATGAGGAGGAGCCAGTGAGGAAGTCAAAATCTCCCAAAGAGAAAGTGAAGACGAACAAAAAAGATCCTGTGCAGTATGTCTCAGAAACAGGTGAAGCTTCATATATGCTTGGGCCTCAGTgtgaaagtcaaaatatattttttcacacACGTGATAGGAGGCGTCTCTGTTCTGCTTGTAGATTCGGACAGTGACAACTTCCAGTCCTTGAAGAAGACCTCCAAATCCAAACAGAACTGCAcagccaaaacaacaaaaacggATGTGGCGACCTCTCGTCTGGGAGCCAAACAGTCAGGGAAGTCTCCTGTCAAACCCGCCGCCACCCAGGGGAAAACAGGATCAAAGTCTCCTCCTGTGCCTTCCACCCCAAAGTCAGCCCCGCCTCCTCAGCCAAGACAAACCCCTACCTCAGTACTCGACTACTTTGGCAGCGGGTCTATTCAGCGCTCGGACAAAAAGCTGGTAGCCAGCGCCAAACGAAAGGCTGTGAGTACTGATGCATTATTTCTCTCTGTGCTTCACCACTGAATCCTTTTTACTTTTCTCATCCTTTCATGGTTCAATAATGATCCTTTGTAAAAACTCCTCAGCCAACTCAGGACACAGACAACCTGATCAGTGATGAAGAAATTGCCAGGCAGCTGCAGATGGAAGAGGACATGGAGGTAGGCTGATCAGCAGCTGCTggtttgttttacttttaattaGAGCTGCTCAGTAAACCAACAGATGGTTATTTTTATGCTCAATGTTATGGCCTTCTTGTcatgctttttgctgcttcactCAGCTGGAAAAACAGGTCCATGAGGATGAGGAGTTTGCCAGAACATTGGCCATGCTGGATGAGGAGCCTAAAGCAAAGAAGGTAATGCTTGCAGCGATTAAAGAGGCTTCTCCGCTTTAATGCTCAAATTTTTTTCattctcattttgtttgtctCTCCATCCAGGCTCGTAAAGGCTCTGATGAAAAACAAGGCTTGACCACGACCCCCCAAAAAAGGGGCACAGACGCTGCTGCCGGCAGGTCGAGCAGCCCATCAAAGACCAGCCGCAGTGTATCAGAGGACGTGGTTAGTCCGTCTCCCAAAAAGACCATAACTCCTGTGAAAACCAGCTCTAAACTGGCCATGATGAAGAAAAAGGACGAAGGAGCGAAGAGCAAAACACCCACTAAAATGAACATCTCTCCCAAAAAGGAGCCCCGCACTTCATCAATCTCAGAGAAGACTTTCACGCCCAAAGTGGGAACCACACCCACTGCACTTAAGACTTCTCCCAAGAAACCCGaggtgatatatatatatataaaaatatatatatatataaaaaaaaaatatatatatatatatgtcactTTATTTGTCCTCAGAGcagcaaaagaacaaaaactctgaacacataaataaaaatgaaacaatgtaAAAACAAGATACTTTACTTCTGTCTCTGACTCAGAGCACAAGCACAAGTCCTGATGaccaagagaagaagaaggccaACTCTTCAGCTTACAGGAACTACCTCAACAGAGATGGACCACGAGCTCTGGGCTCAAAGGAAATCCCACAGGTAACACGTACTCGCTGTAGAGGCCATCGTTCAGCTGACCAGTGCGCAGTTCAGTACTGAAGAACTCACACTGCCTTTGCTTTACTGGCTGCGTGGTGTCGGGCGTGTTTTCCAGGGAGCAGAAAACTGTTTGGAGGGCTGCGTGTTTGTGCTGACGGGCGTACTCGAGTCTATGGAGAGAGAAGATGCCAAAGCTCTCATTGAGCGCTATGGAGGCAAGGTGACAGGCAACGTCAGCAAGAAGACCACCTACGTGGTTCAGGGCCGAGACAGCGGAGCCTCGAAGCTCGAGAAGGTGATGAACGTGACATCCTTTTAAAAAAACCTTTACTGAAGAAGAATATGACAGACTGCATTGGATGGGAATGTTGActgaaataacttttttttttttttttttttttgctgtgcctTAGATCATCATATTAAGGATATCTGCTCTCTTTAACATCAATGAAAGCCTGGAATAGGAAAGAAAATATCTGAAGCCACTGATCATATATgttatgagcatccaccacagTAACAgttatatatgacagaaaataaggaaaagcgataagaaaaataaagtccCCTTTAAGCATAAACAGTTTGAGTTCCAAATGAgcaaaaaaggcacaaaataataataaaaatggcaGCAATCACACTGATTTGAAACCCTccttctcattttcttcatggTCCCGTATCTTTCCTGCACTCACATGAAAAGTTGTGTTTCTTGTGCTGCTCAGGCGGAGAGTTTCGGCACCCAGATCCTCAATGAAGATGGTCTGTTGGAGCTGATCAGAACCAAACCGGGGAAGAAGTCCAAGTATGAGATTGCTGCAGAAGCTGAGGTCAGCATTCACATACTGTAACATACTAAAATTTAGTTTGCAAAGTTATACAAGcaggtcacttcctgtcttgTGAGTGTTTGACAGCTCATTTAGAAAACCAACGTGTGTTTTTGGCCAAAGGTGAAGCTTTGAATTTGATTTCTTGTTATGAATGGCAAAGATTTAAGAAGCTGGAACCTGTGAGTGTTTTTgcttgaaaataaacaaaaggtaACAAATACCCAGTTATCAAATTACATTTCTGTTCTCTGATTAAATGTCTAATCATTTCAGCTTTACATTTAAGGAtgaattttattcatttctgcTGGGTTtctgctccctctgcttttGTCACGTAGAATAAAACCTCAAAGACCAGGACGCCCCCAAGCCAGACTTTAAAGAGCACCCCCAAAGCCCAGAAGATCTCTCCCTCCAAGGGTAATTCCAGGTCACCTCAAACCCCAAGCCCTTCAAAGACCGGCCTGGCACAAAGTAGCAGTGCTAAAACCAGAGATGGAGGGACCCCATCGAGGAGAGGTATGGGTCAAACTGCCCGGAGGGAGCTGGGCCTTTCCTCTACCTCCTCTTCTACTTCAGCCCCAGAGCAGTCTTCATCACCAACAGAGGAAGGTGCCAGTCTGCTGTGGGTGGACAAGTACCGTCCACGCTCTCTGAAGACTGTGATTGGACAGCAGGGGGACCAGAGCTGTGCCAACAAGCTGCTGCGCTGGCTGCAGGACTGGCACAAAAACCACAGCGGGGGTGTCAGAAAACCAGCAGGTAGCAGAAGACCGAACGTGTTTTCTTTTGGTCAGTTTCAGCCTTTAAGAATCTTATCTGTGCTGAAGACCACGTGTGTTTTGCTCTGCTTTCTGCTGTACAGTGGCACGGTTTGGTAAGTTTGGAGGAGGGAAAGATGATGGATCAGGATTCAAAGCCGCTCTGCTCTCTGGACCACCAGGGGTGGGGAAGACCACCACTGCTGCCCTGGTTTGTGAGGTCAGTGTGAAAACGCACCTATTCTGAGCAGTTTCTCTGCATATTCAGACCCCCGCCCTAATCTCAGCCTCTTGTTGACCTTGTTTGTGTCATCCTGTAGGAGCTGGGCTTCAGTTATGTGGAGATGAATGCCAGCTGTACTCGCAGCAAAAACAGCCTCAAGGAAGTTGTCGCCGAGTCGCTGAACAACACCAGCATAGAGAACTTCTACAAAGGTCACTCTTGTTTTTGGCTGCCTTTACATAAGTGATTAAAATGACaggctgtgaacagctggtttcTCATATTAAAATAACTGGAAGGAAACATCAAAGGGAATTTTGCAAACAGACAAAAGCTCACTTATGCAGCTTTTCTTAGACTTCATATTTTAAAGTTAAGAGCACTTCTCAAAGATGCAGTGCATGCTCGACCCAACTTCTAATAAATTCTCCTATTTGAATTAACGTAACATACAAACAAGTAATTAACAAATGACACTCatacatcttcttcttctttattggCGTTTTGCAGGCACGTCGCAGACAGTGAGCAGTAAACATGTCCTGATCATGGATGAGGTCGATGGCATGGCTGGTAATGAGGACCGCGGAGGAATTCAGgtaaatcaaaacatttttttaattctatttgTGCTATTTCTTAACTTTTATAAGTTAAAAGATTAAATTGGGATGttgtggaggaaaaaaggatTCATAGGATTCAGCACTGGTTGCATCCTGCTGACCTTTAGGTGATGTGGttattcttttttgtgtgtgtgtgtgtgtgtggggggggattGTGTGTCGTTTCTTTGATATTGATGTATTTTGGCTTCCACAGGAGATGATTGGCCTTATTAAAAATTCAAAGATCCCCATCATCTGCATGTGCAACGATCGGAACCACCAGAAGATCAGGTCTTTGGCCAACTACTGCTTCGATCTGCGCTTCCAGAGACCACGAGTGGAACAGATCAAGGTACACGTGCACATCCTGACCTGCATCTGATAATTACATGTATCATaccaatttaaataaaaaaaaaaaaaatacaaacggTGCAGGTGAATGATACGGCATGAAAACCACAGCTGGTATATAAAAGGTGGATGTAGCCACTGAGATGTCACCCATTGGTGACATCTGCATTTTGACCCCATCATCTTAGCACTTCAgccaccacctttttttttgtttttttttaaccaaaagcACATACTCATTACCCCAATTCTAAAAACCTTGAGACGATGTATAAAacgtaaataaaaacagaatgcaagaatttgcaaatctcataaacccacatcccctactatgaagccatgctgttgtaacagCTGCAGTGTGAGGTTTagtattgtcttgctgaaatatgaaaggccttccctgaaaaaggcTTGGCCTGGATGGGAACATATGTTGCTGTAAAGCCTGTATATATACCCTTCAGCACTGATGGGgcttttccagatgtgcaagctgccagttcCACAGGCACCATCAtgcatcagagatgcaggcttttgacaTAGTGTCCTTCCTTTAGTACAGAGCACACAGTGTCCATGTTTTATGAAAAGAAATGCAATTTTGATttatctgaccacagaacagtttgcCTTCCGCTTCCAGTTCTGACAGTGTTGTAACTTTGGTGTGTGTTCATGcgtatgtgtttttgtgcatgtgtcttcatgttcagctgtgctaATGAAtgagttattttgtgtgtgtgtgtgtgtgtgtgtgtgtgtgt containing:
- the rfc1 gene encoding replication factor C subunit 1, whose amino-acid sequence is MDIRRFFAPTSAKPAVQKPAPNGNNKPEEKKKKNSSSTDEEVKKKKKEANKVKRSKVEEQRKDGAKKQKKHAVIVSDSDEEEPVRKSKSPKEKVKTNKKDPVQYVSETDSDSDNFQSLKKTSKSKQNCTAKTTKTDVATSRLGAKQSGKSPVKPAATQGKTGSKSPPVPSTPKSAPPPQPRQTPTSVLDYFGSGSIQRSDKKLVASAKRKAPTQDTDNLISDEEIARQLQMEEDMELEKQVHEDEEFARTLAMLDEEPKAKKARKGSDEKQGLTTTPQKRGTDAAAGRSSSPSKTSRSVSEDVVSPSPKKTITPVKTSSKLAMMKKKDEGAKSKTPTKMNISPKKEPRTSSISEKTFTPKVGTTPTALKTSPKKPESTSTSPDDQEKKKANSSAYRNYLNRDGPRALGSKEIPQGAENCLEGCVFVLTGVLESMEREDAKALIERYGGKVTGNVSKKTTYVVQGRDSGASKLEKAESFGTQILNEDGLLELIRTKPGKKSKYEIAAEAENKTSKTRTPPSQTLKSTPKAQKISPSKGNSRSPQTPSPSKTGLAQSSSAKTRDGGTPSRRGMGQTARRELGLSSTSSSTSAPEQSSSPTEEGASLLWVDKYRPRSLKTVIGQQGDQSCANKLLRWLQDWHKNHSGGVRKPAVARFGKFGGGKDDGSGFKAALLSGPPGVGKTTTAALVCEELGFSYVEMNASCTRSKNSLKEVVAESLNNTSIENFYKGTSQTVSSKHVLIMDEVDGMAGNEDRGGIQEMIGLIKNSKIPIICMCNDRNHQKIRSLANYCFDLRFQRPRVEQIKGAMMSIAFKEGIKIPPPALNEIILASNQDVRQVIHNLSMWSAKDKTMTYDQCKSDAASARKDMKLGPFDVCRKVFASGEERGMSLIDKSDLFFHDYSLAPLFVQENYLNVRPAAAGGNLKSHLVLLSKTADSICDGDLVDRRIRSGQNWSLLPTQAIYASVLPGELMRGYMNQFPAFPSWLGKNSSTNKHSRIIQELASHMSLKTLSSKQAVNLDYLHYMRQAILNPLQKRGAEGAAEAVQLLDDYQLIKEDVDSIMETSVWGGQPDPYSQLDSKVKAAFTRAYNKEAHLTPYSLQAVKKGRRGGGGELELGGEDINQEDLESEDEGEGLKADAMIKQKKAKATKESNKEKKEDSGKGKGKGKGKAKK